ATAACTCCGTAGTTGTGTCATGTGTGATGTCACTGTAGACTTGGTTGGTCGCAGTTGCAAGTATATATGTGAATAAACAAAATTGAGAGGAACTCATGTagataatcaaaatatatatggtGCACatttgtaaataaacaaaatactaGAAGCTTGTAAATAAGTGAAATATCTGGTAAACATGCAAAATCACCAAAAAgtgtgatatgtaaataataacCAAAAGTATTAGAAATAGAATCATCATGGGATATCTCACTAATTGAAAAgtgatttaaaaagaaaaagtaaaagaaaatgatgaaaatTTTTCACTAGAAATTCTCATTTGAGGACTTTCAAGAATCTCATGAAAACATCAATAGGTAATGTATCTTTCATTTTTTGGTTTGTTGTTTTtagattaaatttaaatttaaaagttaaaatactatagttttttataaaatactctAAGAATATCTTACTAATTAGGATGCTCTACTTTTGTAAATAACCAAAAGTATCAGGAGTACATGGTTATGGGTTTGCCGGGCTGGCCCTTTATACACAAAATCTCCCGTTCATATTCATTTTGGCCCATTAAAATACGACAAAAGAGCTTAATTGTCTTGATACAAAAACCACAAAATATAGTTTATCCGTCCCGTTCACAATCCTTAAAAAAACCCAGGCAAACTCGTACAACGTCacattcatataaagtttattACAAGAAATTCTATTGGCGGAAGGAAAACACGTGTCAACATCTGCACCGATTTATTTAGGCAGTTAGTGGAGTGTGAAGCTGTGGTCCTGCCACCTGTCATCATTTTGCCTGACTCCCTCCTCCTCTCTTCAAAATCATttcctttctctctttctcgtcttcttcagtcaaaaagaagcaaaaaaaaaattgatcttcAATCGAGAATGTGTTCAACTCCGATTTGCTATTCGATCAATCCATCTCCATCTAAGCTCGATTTCACGAGAACCCATGTGCTCACTCCCCTCGCTAAACAGTTCTATTCACACTTACCATCCTTCACCGGAAAATCAAGGAGCCGTCGGAGTTTGGTCGGAGTAAAGGCGGCGACTTTATCTTCGGAGGAGCAGAAGACAGCTACGGAGAAGAAGAAACCGAGGGTTCTGGTGGCGGGAGGTGGAATCGGAGGTCTGGTGTTTGCTCTGGCGGCGAAGAAGAAAGGGTTCGATGTGTTGGTGTTCGAGAAGGATCTGAGCGCTATAAGAGGAGAAGGACAGTACAGAGGTCCGATTCAGATACAGAGCAACGCTTTGGCTGCTTTGGAAGCCATTGATGTCTCTGTCGCTGAAGAAGTTATGGAAGCTGGCTGTATCACCGGTGATCGGATTAACGGCCTCGTCGACGGTGTCTCTGGTACTTGGTAAGTTAATTGATTAATTTGACGTTGAAAAGTTGTTATCTTTTGCTTAAATTGCTTAGGGACTCGTGGGGAGTAATCTTTTGCTTAATCAATTAGGTATGTAAAGTTTGATACTTTCACTCCTGCGGTGTCGAGGGGACTTCCTGTGACACGTGTGATTAGCAGAATGACTCTGCAGCAGATCTTGGCACGTGCGGTTGGGGAAGAAGTGATTAGAAACGAGAGTAATGTTGTTGATTTTAAAGACACTGGAGACAAGGTGATTATCCAttggtattttttttacttaatagttaattgattttaaggAGAAGCTGGATGGTTTTTAGGTCATTGTGATGCTGGAGAATGGACAACGCTATGTAGGTGATCTGCTTGTGGGTGCTGATGGCATTTGGTCTaaagtatgtttttttaaaaaagtgaaatagagtttaacgaCTAGCCTAAAAGTTAAAAGGTTCTGtcttaattgtttttgtttataggTGAGGACTAACTTGTTTGGTAGAAGTGAAGCTACTTATTCAGGATACACTTGTTATACCGGCATTGCAGATTTTATACCAGCTGATATTGAGTCTGTTGGGTATGTTGCACTAATTCAAAACTTCTCTAATCTTTTTATGAtgaatctctcttttttttttctgatgttTTGTCTCACTTGAATAAAGCTACCGGGTTTTCTTGGGATACAAGCAATACTTTGTTTCTTCGGATGTTGGTGGTGGAAAAATGCAATGGTATGCGTTTCATGAGGAGCCAGCTGGTGGTGTTGATGCTCCCAATGGTATATATAAAAAACCTCTGCgttgatttgatttgtttgcATTTTAGTAGCAAGATGACATaacttttgagttttttttttttggcaggtATGAAGAAAAGATTGTTTGATATATTTGAAGGTTGGTGCGACAATGTACTGGACTTACTGCATGCGACAGAGGAGGAAGCGATTCTGAGAAGAGATATCTACGATAGAACTCCTAGTTTCACTTGGGGTAAAGGGCGTGTTACGCTGCTCGGGGACTCTATTCATGCGATGCAGCCTAATATGGGGCAAGGTGGATGTATGGCCATTGAGGATAGTTATCAATTAGCATTGGAGCTTGAAGAAGCGTGGAAACAGAGTGTTGTAACTAATAAACATGTTGATCTTGTTTCCTCTTTGAAAAGGTAAAACTCTAAGAcacaactatttttttaatttttgggaTTCTAATAAGTAGTAAACATTGGTGTAATAGATATGAAGAATCTAGAAGAGTAAGAGTGGCTATTATACATGGAATGGCGAGAATGGCTGCGATTATGGCGTCTACTTACAAAGCATACTTAGGTGTTGGGCTTGGTCCTCTCTCTGTGAGTAGTCTTTTAATTAGTTTTCGAAGAGCATAATGTTTTGTAAGCCAATTCTCATAATCTGTGTGTTTTGTAGTTCTTGGCCAAGTTTAGAATACAACATCCAGGGATAATTGGTGGAAGATTCCTCATGGACATGACTATGCCTTTGATGCTTGACTGGGTCCTTGGAGGTAACAGGTtagatctcttttttttctctgttgtATTCATCTTACATAGACATTCAAAAGTTGTTAGATCTGAGTAACTCATTTTACATGCATTTTGCAGTGAAAAACTTGAAGGAAGGTCACCTAGTTGCAGACTCACTGACAAAGTatgtttctttccttttttttacatTGGCACTTGAACATACCCATTTAGTGTGATTTTAATATCAAAGTGTTAACTCTTTTGGTTTGAAAGGCTGATGACCGCCTTCGCCAGTGGTTTGAAGACGATGAGGCTCTTGAACGTACTATAATTGGAGAGTGGTATCTTATTCCATATGGCAGCAAGTGTAGCGTTTCTGAAACGTTATGTCTAACCAAAGATGAGGACCAACCTTGCATTATCGGGTATGGGAGACAGAAACTCACTCATCAATGTCTTAGCTAAAGTTCTTAAAAAGTTTTGAAACTCTTTTTGATTGCAGAAGTGAACTGGACCAAGATGTTCCCGGAACCCACATTGTGATCCCTTCCCCTCAGGTAACTAGTAGTGTGTGACCTGAGAAGCTTCTGAGACTAGTCAAGTAACATAAAAGTTCTGTCAAAATCTTTGGTTTAGGTATCGAAGATGCATGCACGTGTAATCTACAAAGATGGAGCTTTCGTCTTGATGGATCTTCGAAGTCAACATGGGACCTATGTGACCGAGTAAGTCAACAGAGCTTTGATTTATCTCTTTGAGTCTGTCAAGTTTCTGATCCAgacaatatttgaaatattgcTAAACCAGTAACCAAGGAAGAAGATATAGGGTGACACCAAACTTCCCTGCGCGGTTTAGACCGTCTGATATCATCGAGTTTGGTTCAGACAAGAAGGTGAGACACCACTTTGTTACCAAATCTTGGTTTAGTTTTAACCGGAGCGTTTTGGTTCTGAATAAAACGGTTTGGTTCTTGTCAGGTGGGGTTTAAGGTCAAGGTGATCAGGACAACTCCTAACTTGACCAGAAAGGATGAGAAGAGTAACGGTAAATTGCTTCAGGCAGCTTGACACTTA
This genomic stretch from Brassica napus cultivar Da-Ae chromosome C9, Da-Ae, whole genome shotgun sequence harbors:
- the LOC111210027 gene encoding zeaxanthin epoxidase, chloroplastic, with protein sequence MCSTPICYSINPSPSKLDFTRTHVLTPLAKQFYSHLPSFTGKSRSRRSLVGVKAATLSSEEQKTATEKKKPRVLVAGGGIGGLVFALAAKKKGFDVLVFEKDLSAIRGEGQYRGPIQIQSNALAALEAIDVSVAEEVMEAGCITGDRINGLVDGVSGTWYVKFDTFTPAVSRGLPVTRVISRMTLQQILARAVGEEVIRNESNVVDFKDTGDKVIVMLENGQRYVGDLLVGADGIWSKVRTNLFGRSEATYSGYTCYTGIADFIPADIESVGYRVFLGYKQYFVSSDVGGGKMQWYAFHEEPAGGVDAPNGMKKRLFDIFEGWCDNVLDLLHATEEEAILRRDIYDRTPSFTWGKGRVTLLGDSIHAMQPNMGQGGCMAIEDSYQLALELEEAWKQSVVTNKHVDLVSSLKRYEESRRVRVAIIHGMARMAAIMASTYKAYLGVGLGPLSFLAKFRIQHPGIIGGRFLMDMTMPLMLDWVLGGNSEKLEGRSPSCRLTDKADDRLRQWFEDDEALERTIIGEWYLIPYGSKCSVSETLCLTKDEDQPCIIGSELDQDVPGTHIVIPSPQVSKMHARVIYKDGAFVLMDLRSQHGTYVTDNQGRRYRVTPNFPARFRPSDIIEFGSDKKVGFKVKVIRTTPNLTRKDEKSNGKLLQAA